From Micromonospora rhizosphaerae, the proteins below share one genomic window:
- a CDS encoding Gfo/Idh/MocA family protein, with product MTPNVDPVTVGLVGAGPWAATMHGPVLAAGPETRLTAVWARRPEAAAELAATLGTTAASSYEELLDRCEAVAFAVPPDVQAALGIRAAKAGKALLLEKPLALDLDDARRLADAVGNAGVVSQLVLTKRYHPRTRAFLAAARDFPAIGARASYLHGAFLGGPFATGWRMTYGALHDLGPHLLDLADAALGRITDLRACGDPRRWVELTCEHEGGAVSQLSLSGAVGLPSSRAGIELFGRTGAMGLDFATVDHAECWPIVRAEFAAAVRTKTPHPLDIRRGLLLQELLTAAARMTG from the coding sequence ATGACCCCGAACGTAGACCCGGTCACGGTTGGGCTGGTGGGGGCGGGGCCCTGGGCAGCGACCATGCATGGGCCCGTACTCGCCGCCGGGCCCGAGACTCGGCTGACCGCCGTGTGGGCGCGCCGGCCGGAAGCGGCGGCCGAGCTCGCCGCCACACTCGGCACGACCGCCGCCAGCTCCTACGAGGAACTGCTCGACCGCTGCGAGGCGGTCGCGTTCGCCGTGCCGCCCGACGTCCAGGCCGCCCTCGGCATCCGCGCGGCAAAGGCCGGCAAAGCGCTGTTGCTGGAGAAACCACTCGCACTCGACCTCGACGACGCCCGCCGACTCGCCGACGCCGTCGGCAACGCCGGCGTGGTCAGCCAGCTGGTGCTGACCAAGCGCTACCACCCCCGCACCCGCGCGTTCCTCGCCGCGGCGCGAGACTTCCCGGCCATCGGCGCTCGCGCCAGCTACCTGCACGGCGCGTTCCTCGGTGGCCCGTTCGCCACCGGGTGGCGGATGACGTACGGCGCCCTGCACGACCTCGGCCCGCACCTGCTCGACCTCGCCGACGCCGCACTCGGCCGGATCACCGACCTGCGCGCTTGCGGTGACCCGCGACGGTGGGTCGAGTTGACCTGCGAACACGAGGGTGGGGCGGTCAGCCAACTTTCGCTCTCCGGCGCGGTCGGCCTGCCGTCCTCACGCGCCGGCATCGAGCTCTTCGGGCGCACCGGCGCGATGGGCCTCGACTTCGCCACGGTGGACCACGCCGAGTGCTGGCCGATCGTACGGGCCGAGTTCGCCGCCGCCGTCCGCACGAAAACGCCGCACCCCCTCGACATCCGCCGCGGGTTGCTCCTCCAGGAACTGCTGACCGCGGCGGCCCGCATGACCGGGTGA
- a CDS encoding ROK family transcriptional regulator, which yields MGNQSSAGHLLWLVRTGRARTRAELQTYTGLSRSTVTQRIDALRAAGYLRASGVEGSTGGRPAELLELDTGHGVVMVADLGANHAWAAVLNLNGQLLAEEHELIKIGVGPEAVLGWVDAAFARLLPKAGCEPTQVRGIGVGVPGPVEFEAGMVTQPPIMPGWDGYPIAERLRTTWNRPVYVDNDANLMALGEQTLHYPDCPTLVLVKVATGIGAGVIVDGQVYRGIDGGAGDIGHIRLHDYPQARCQCGLYGCLAAVASGLALAQHLTASGTPTSSGAELVERIRSGHTEAVHLARTAGKLVGEVLATVVCLLNPGVLVIAGDLAELHFVTGVREMLYQSALPRSTRRLEVTTSQLGDRAVLAGAHAMVIEQVYAPETVDAALA from the coding sequence GTGGGCAACCAGAGTTCCGCCGGCCACCTGCTGTGGCTGGTCCGGACGGGCCGTGCCCGCACCCGTGCGGAACTCCAGACCTACACCGGGCTGTCCCGCTCGACAGTCACGCAGCGGATCGACGCGCTGCGGGCCGCCGGTTACCTGCGCGCCTCCGGCGTGGAAGGATCCACCGGCGGCCGGCCAGCGGAACTGCTGGAACTCGACACCGGCCACGGCGTGGTGATGGTGGCCGACCTCGGCGCCAACCACGCCTGGGCCGCCGTGCTCAACCTCAACGGGCAGCTGCTCGCCGAGGAACATGAGCTGATCAAGATCGGCGTAGGCCCGGAGGCGGTGCTGGGCTGGGTCGACGCCGCCTTCGCCCGGCTGCTTCCGAAGGCCGGCTGCGAGCCCACCCAGGTGCGAGGGATTGGTGTCGGCGTGCCCGGCCCGGTCGAATTCGAGGCCGGCATGGTGACCCAACCACCGATCATGCCGGGCTGGGACGGCTACCCGATCGCCGAGCGACTGCGCACCACCTGGAACCGGCCGGTGTACGTCGACAACGACGCCAACCTCATGGCGCTGGGCGAGCAGACGCTGCATTACCCCGACTGCCCGACGCTGGTGCTGGTCAAGGTTGCCACCGGAATCGGCGCGGGCGTCATCGTCGACGGCCAGGTCTACCGCGGCATCGACGGCGGTGCCGGCGACATCGGCCACATCCGGCTACACGACTATCCGCAGGCCCGCTGCCAATGCGGTCTCTACGGATGCCTGGCGGCGGTGGCCAGCGGTCTCGCGCTGGCCCAGCACCTCACCGCTTCCGGTACGCCCACCTCCTCCGGAGCTGAACTGGTCGAGCGGATCCGCTCTGGTCACACGGAGGCGGTTCACCTGGCCCGCACGGCGGGCAAGCTGGTCGGCGAGGTGCTCGCGACCGTGGTCTGCCTGCTCAACCCGGGTGTGCTGGTCATCGCGGGCGACCTGGCCGAACTGCATTTCGTGACCGGGGTGCGCGAGATGCTGTACCAGAGCGCCTTGCCCCGCTCGACCCGCCGCCTCGAGGTCACGACCAGTCAGCTCGGCGACCGCGCGGTGTTGGCCGGTGCGCACGCGATGGTCATCGAGCAGGTGTACGCCCCCGAGACCGTCGACGCCGCCCTAGCCTGA
- a CDS encoding zinc-dependent alcohol dehydrogenase, whose protein sequence is MSQIVQFTSPRHVDVIEQPSVELKPGHIRVRTSFSGISAGTELTAYRGTNPYLNRTWDPALRLFVEGTGLSYPIAGLGYSEVGEVVEVAPDVAADDDPAIPAVGQQVWGIWGHRGEAVLPVDRLRGCALPDGLDPVAATFARVGAVALNAVLAADIHLGEMVAVFGQGVLGLLTTRLVQLSGATALAVDTVPSRLDKAREYGAAATINAVTEDVARQLRQLTEGRGADVAIEISGSYRALHDAIRSVTVDGRVVSSGFYQGDGVGLRLGDEFHHNRVRLVSSQIGGVPPALAGRWDQARLNHTFLQLALDRKVDPVGLVTHVIPVEEAAEAFDMLDRRPEEALQVVLKFS, encoded by the coding sequence GTGTCCCAAATAGTCCAGTTCACCTCGCCGCGTCACGTCGATGTGATCGAGCAGCCCAGCGTCGAACTCAAACCTGGCCACATCAGGGTTCGCACCAGCTTCTCCGGCATTTCCGCCGGCACCGAACTGACGGCCTACCGGGGCACCAACCCGTACCTGAACAGGACCTGGGACCCCGCCCTACGGCTGTTCGTCGAGGGGACGGGCCTCAGCTACCCGATCGCCGGGCTCGGCTACTCGGAGGTCGGTGAAGTCGTCGAGGTCGCACCCGACGTCGCCGCCGACGACGATCCGGCGATCCCGGCGGTCGGCCAGCAGGTCTGGGGCATCTGGGGACATCGCGGCGAGGCCGTGCTGCCGGTCGACCGGCTGCGCGGCTGCGCCCTGCCCGATGGTCTCGACCCGGTCGCCGCGACATTCGCCCGCGTCGGCGCGGTGGCGCTCAACGCCGTGCTCGCCGCCGACATCCATCTCGGTGAGATGGTCGCCGTCTTCGGTCAAGGCGTGCTCGGCCTGCTCACCACCCGGCTGGTCCAGCTGAGCGGCGCCACCGCGCTCGCCGTCGACACCGTACCGTCGCGGCTCGACAAGGCACGCGAGTACGGTGCCGCAGCCACCATCAATGCCGTCACCGAAGACGTCGCGCGGCAGCTGCGCCAGCTCACCGAGGGCCGCGGCGCCGACGTCGCGATCGAGATCAGCGGCTCCTACCGCGCACTGCACGACGCGATCCGCTCCGTCACCGTCGACGGCCGGGTCGTCTCCTCCGGCTTCTATCAGGGCGACGGAGTCGGCCTGCGGCTCGGCGACGAGTTCCACCACAACCGGGTGCGACTCGTGTCCTCCCAGATCGGCGGCGTGCCGCCGGCACTCGCCGGCCGGTGGGACCAAGCCCGCCTCAACCACACGTTCCTCCAGCTCGCCCTCGACCGCAAGGTCGACCCGGTCGGGCTGGTCACCCATGTCATTCCGGTGGAAGAGGCGGCGGAAGCCTTCGACATGCTCGACCGCCGGCCCGAAGAGGCACTTCAGGTGGTGTTGAAGTTCTCATGA
- a CDS encoding sugar phosphate isomerase/epimerase family protein produces MIKVSCQEQLLPGATLQDKWEFAQRAGYDAIEVRGRGDFAFRDRLPELRRAARDGVPMPSVCVEMLHFFGAFDPDLRRDAIAQMKSQLSVIAEIGGPGAVACTPASYGMFSRRLPPFEPPRSEPDDRAVLIEGLTELGEHAAREGVVLALEPLNRYEDHMVNRLEQAVELITAVGLSSVKVLADTYHMNIEEDEPTTALVLAARHLGHVQVSDSNRFHPGAGHLDWAALLGTLDAIGYDGHLAVECRLRGEPIAAVAGIPGFLRRHMVGVAA; encoded by the coding sequence ATGATCAAGGTTTCCTGCCAGGAACAGCTGTTGCCCGGCGCGACGCTCCAGGACAAGTGGGAGTTCGCCCAGCGGGCGGGCTACGACGCGATCGAAGTGCGGGGCCGCGGCGACTTCGCCTTCCGCGACCGGCTGCCCGAGCTCCGCCGCGCCGCCCGCGACGGGGTGCCGATGCCATCGGTGTGCGTGGAGATGCTGCACTTCTTCGGCGCGTTCGACCCGGACCTGCGCCGCGACGCGATCGCGCAGATGAAGTCCCAGCTGTCGGTCATCGCGGAGATCGGTGGGCCCGGTGCGGTCGCGTGCACGCCGGCCTCGTACGGCATGTTCTCCCGCCGGCTGCCCCCGTTCGAACCGCCCCGCAGCGAGCCGGACGACCGCGCGGTGCTCATCGAGGGTCTCACCGAACTGGGCGAGCATGCCGCGCGGGAGGGAGTGGTGCTCGCCCTCGAACCGCTCAACCGCTACGAGGACCACATGGTCAACCGGCTTGAGCAGGCGGTCGAGCTGATCACCGCGGTCGGACTCTCCTCGGTCAAGGTGCTCGCCGACACATACCACATGAACATCGAGGAGGACGAGCCCACCACCGCCCTGGTACTGGCCGCCAGGCACCTCGGGCACGTCCAGGTCAGCGACTCCAACCGCTTCCACCCCGGCGCCGGTCACCTGGACTGGGCGGCACTGCTCGGCACCCTGGACGCGATCGGCTACGACGGTCACCTCGCCGTCGAGTGCCGGCTGCGCGGAGAGCCCATCGCGGCCGTCGCCGGCATCCCCGGCTTCCTGCGCCGCCACATGGTGGGCGTCGCCGCATGA
- a CDS encoding MGH1-like glycoside hydrolase domain-containing protein, with protein MTIAPTIAVDTRPAASDHRNLDRAARRVLVTNWRARATVPATKLYPHQWSWDSAFIAIGLRHLSPTRAQRELESLFGAQWHDGRVPHIVFDPDVPGDAYFPGPGFWRSGSANAAAVPTSGIVQPPAHALATWATYRADPAVAHVRGFLPRMYPRLAHWHHYLLTRRDLGGAGLASIVHPWESGMDNSPAWDAPLSRIEPAPPGSFTRRDLAHAPAAERPTDLDYGRYIRLASDYRDAGYADSPSMHAFAIEDPLYNALLIAGEHALADIAAAIGRDPAPHLATAARLTAALVSRLYDPAANMFFPRNVNTGELVRSWSITGLMPMIVPGLPVARELVDTALGNRFRLREACPLPSYDLTAPDHVPGQYWRGPGWVNTSWLFWHGLRLHGETALADDLRDRLLHRVLETGFREYVDPLTGTGHGSDGFSWTAALTLDLIRAA; from the coding sequence ATGACCATCGCACCCACCATCGCGGTGGACACCCGCCCCGCGGCGTCCGACCACCGTAACCTCGACCGGGCCGCCCGGCGGGTACTGGTGACGAACTGGCGGGCGCGCGCCACCGTGCCGGCCACCAAGCTGTACCCGCACCAGTGGAGCTGGGACTCGGCGTTCATCGCGATCGGGCTGCGCCACCTATCCCCCACCCGCGCACAGCGGGAACTCGAGTCGTTGTTCGGCGCCCAGTGGCACGACGGCCGGGTACCGCACATCGTCTTCGATCCGGACGTTCCGGGGGACGCGTACTTCCCCGGACCCGGGTTCTGGCGCTCGGGATCCGCGAACGCGGCGGCCGTGCCCACCTCCGGGATCGTGCAACCGCCCGCGCATGCCCTCGCGACCTGGGCCACGTACCGCGCCGACCCGGCCGTCGCGCACGTCCGCGGTTTCCTGCCGCGGATGTACCCGCGACTCGCCCACTGGCACCACTACCTGCTCACCCGACGCGACCTGGGTGGCGCGGGTCTCGCCTCGATCGTGCACCCGTGGGAGTCCGGGATGGACAACAGTCCGGCGTGGGACGCGCCGCTGTCGCGGATCGAGCCGGCGCCGCCCGGCTCGTTCACCCGGCGCGACCTGGCCCATGCGCCGGCGGCCGAACGGCCGACCGACCTCGACTACGGCCGCTACATCAGGCTGGCGAGCGACTACCGCGATGCCGGGTACGCCGACTCGCCGTCAATGCACGCTTTCGCGATCGAAGACCCGCTGTACAACGCGTTGCTGATCGCAGGCGAACACGCGCTCGCCGACATCGCCGCGGCGATCGGTCGCGACCCGGCACCACACCTCGCGACGGCCGCCCGGCTCACCGCCGCCCTGGTGTCCCGGCTGTACGACCCGGCCGCGAACATGTTCTTCCCCCGCAACGTAAACACCGGCGAGCTCGTCCGCTCCTGGTCGATCACCGGCCTGATGCCGATGATCGTGCCGGGGCTGCCGGTGGCCCGGGAACTCGTCGACACCGCGCTGGGCAACCGCTTCCGGCTCCGCGAGGCGTGCCCGCTGCCCTCCTACGACCTGACCGCGCCCGACCACGTCCCGGGCCAGTACTGGAGGGGACCGGGCTGGGTCAACACCAGCTGGCTGTTCTGGCACGGGCTGCGCCTGCACGGCGAGACGGCACTGGCCGACGACCTGCGCGACCGGCTCCTGCACCGGGTGCTCGAGACCGGGTTCCGCGAGTACGTCGACCCACTGACCGGCACCGGACACGGCAGCGACGGATTCAGTTGGACGGCCGCGCTGACCCTCGACCTCATCCGCGCCGCATGA
- a CDS encoding glycogen debranching N-terminal domain-containing protein: MTPSVMVAGSTCLLTSAPGADLGEDELDGLFVDDCRHLSTLALRVHGRPLRTLRSSGTTSVAIPDTPRGSNPPFAVHRQREVTAGRLVETLTLQSYVNEPQTVRLGYHLATDFADQFELRSDRVFDKSDAVRTTTLDGDGLILAYERRGFRRSTTVTAAPAARLTTDSAEWTLTLAPHGSASVSLTVDAGRPAPSMEASPPMPHVARDDLARCVRRGLADLDALRVKVPGLPTGAHVPAAGAPWFLTVFGRDSLISSLFALPYRPELAAGTLRALGAFLGGRNDPARVEEPGKVVHELRFGELATLGEVPYGRYYGTVDATPLFLALLAAYHELTGDDVLAKALEGPARAAAGWVCRQLDARGYLTYRTDGPGLVHQCWKDSADSIVFRDGTPAAGPIAVSEAQAYAYRGLLGTARIAEQVWGDASWAGELTARAHALQTRFAADFRLPDGFVALALDGSGRAVDALASNAGHVLWSSIIADDWATAVGRRLAQDDFFSGWGVRTLAEGQAPYHPLSYHRGGVWPHDTAFAVAGLVAAGRRDDAARIAEGLLAAAAYYDDRLPEVLTGLPRIANDGPVPYPHSCSPQAWAAASPLALLTALG; the protein is encoded by the coding sequence ATGACCCCCTCCGTCATGGTGGCGGGGTCGACCTGTCTGCTGACCTCCGCACCCGGCGCCGACCTGGGAGAAGACGAGCTCGACGGGCTGTTCGTCGACGACTGTCGGCACCTGTCGACGCTGGCACTGCGAGTGCACGGGCGGCCACTGCGGACGCTGCGGTCCTCCGGCACCACGTCGGTGGCCATCCCGGACACCCCGCGCGGATCCAATCCGCCGTTCGCCGTGCACCGACAGCGCGAGGTGACGGCCGGCCGGCTGGTCGAGACACTGACACTGCAGTCGTACGTCAACGAGCCGCAGACCGTACGCCTGGGATACCACCTCGCCACCGACTTCGCCGACCAGTTCGAGCTGCGCTCCGACCGGGTCTTCGACAAGTCGGACGCGGTCCGGACCACCACGCTCGACGGCGACGGCCTGATCCTCGCCTACGAGCGGCGCGGCTTCCGGCGCAGCACCACGGTGACTGCGGCGCCGGCGGCCCGGCTGACCACCGACAGCGCGGAGTGGACGCTGACACTCGCGCCGCACGGCTCGGCGTCCGTCAGCCTGACCGTGGACGCCGGACGGCCCGCGCCGTCCATGGAGGCATCCCCGCCGATGCCGCACGTCGCACGTGACGACCTGGCCCGTTGCGTCCGGCGCGGCCTCGCGGACCTCGACGCCCTCCGCGTCAAGGTGCCCGGGCTGCCGACCGGCGCCCATGTGCCCGCCGCCGGCGCGCCCTGGTTCCTCACCGTCTTCGGCCGCGACAGCCTCATCTCGTCGCTGTTCGCACTGCCGTACCGCCCGGAACTCGCCGCCGGCACACTACGCGCGCTCGGCGCATTCCTCGGCGGCCGCAATGATCCGGCCCGCGTCGAGGAACCCGGCAAAGTGGTGCACGAGCTGCGCTTCGGCGAGCTGGCGACGCTTGGCGAGGTTCCGTACGGTCGCTATTACGGCACCGTCGACGCGACCCCGTTGTTCCTGGCGCTGCTGGCCGCGTACCACGAGCTGACCGGCGACGACGTCCTCGCCAAGGCCCTCGAAGGCCCGGCGCGGGCCGCCGCCGGCTGGGTGTGCAGGCAGCTCGACGCTCGCGGCTACCTGACCTACCGCACCGACGGGCCGGGCCTCGTGCATCAGTGCTGGAAGGACTCGGCCGACTCGATCGTCTTTCGGGACGGCACACCGGCGGCCGGGCCGATCGCGGTGTCCGAGGCCCAGGCGTACGCCTACCGCGGCCTGCTCGGCACCGCCCGGATCGCCGAGCAGGTGTGGGGCGACGCCTCCTGGGCAGGGGAGTTAACCGCCCGCGCCCACGCGTTGCAGACGCGGTTCGCGGCCGATTTTCGTCTGCCCGACGGATTCGTGGCACTGGCCCTGGACGGCTCCGGCCGGGCGGTCGACGCCCTCGCCTCCAACGCCGGACATGTGCTGTGGTCGAGCATCATCGCCGACGACTGGGCCACCGCCGTCGGGCGGCGGCTGGCACAGGACGACTTCTTCTCGGGCTGGGGCGTACGCACGCTCGCCGAGGGTCAGGCGCCGTACCACCCCTTGTCCTACCACCGCGGCGGCGTATGGCCCCACGACACCGCATTCGCGGTGGCCGGCCTGGTCGCCGCCGGCCGGCGGGACGACGCGGCACGCATCGCAGAGGGACTGCTCGCCGCGGCCGCCTACTACGACGATCGGCTCCCGGAGGTGCTCACCGGGTTACCCCGCATCGCGAACGACGGTCCTGTGCCGTACCCGCATTCCTGCTCGCCGCAAGCCTGGGCGGCGGCATCGCCGTTGGCCCTGCTGACCGCGCTCGGGTGA
- a CDS encoding NPCBM/NEW2 domain-containing protein, giving the protein MCADRGTDVGGDQLVLGVTDAGNTNNSDHGDWADAKLIRLPGS; this is encoded by the coding sequence GTGTGCGCCGACCGGGGAACCGACGTCGGCGGCGACCAACTCGTGCTAGGGGTCACCGACGCCGGCAACACAAACAACAGCGACCACGGCGACTGGGCCGACGCCAAGCTCATCCGCCTCCCGGGGAGCTGA
- a CDS encoding glycine betaine ABC transporter substrate-binding protein: MRTRTPLSRLAAGTALIAMALTGCSVTTEDSGAEVAVGAGSIKKDDALVGQTIVVGSKDFTENIVFGHITMLALKAAGANVIDKTNIKGSVNVRKGLLAGEVDVYWEYTGTAWITYLNHTDPVPDSRQQYDAVVKEDKEKNQVVWGAIAPANNTYAMAVRAEKAKEWNLRTLSDLAAFAKSKPTDATFCLESEFAGRNDGWPGMTKTYAMNVPKSNIRTVDTGVVYTETKKGESCNFGEVFTTDGRISNLDLVVLEDDKKFFPIYNPALTVNGATAAKYPNLTNILEPITAKLDDETIRKLNERVDVKGEPVAQVAADWLKEEGFIA, encoded by the coding sequence ATGCGTACCCGCACACCCCTTTCCCGGCTGGCCGCCGGTACCGCACTCATCGCCATGGCACTGACCGGTTGCTCGGTCACCACCGAGGACTCGGGTGCGGAGGTGGCGGTCGGAGCGGGGTCGATCAAGAAGGACGACGCCCTCGTCGGCCAGACGATCGTTGTCGGCTCCAAGGACTTCACCGAGAACATCGTCTTCGGCCACATCACCATGCTGGCGCTCAAGGCGGCAGGCGCGAACGTGATTGACAAGACCAACATCAAGGGGTCGGTCAACGTCCGCAAGGGTCTGCTCGCCGGAGAGGTCGACGTGTACTGGGAGTACACCGGAACCGCCTGGATCACCTACCTGAACCACACCGACCCGGTCCCCGACTCCCGGCAGCAGTACGACGCAGTGGTCAAGGAGGACAAGGAGAAGAACCAGGTCGTCTGGGGTGCCATCGCACCGGCCAACAACACCTACGCGATGGCGGTGCGTGCGGAGAAGGCCAAGGAGTGGAACCTTCGTACCCTGTCCGACCTCGCCGCGTTCGCCAAGAGCAAGCCGACCGACGCGACCTTCTGCCTGGAGAGCGAGTTCGCCGGGCGGAACGACGGGTGGCCCGGCATGACCAAGACGTACGCCATGAACGTGCCGAAGTCCAACATCAGGACCGTCGACACGGGAGTCGTCTACACCGAGACGAAGAAGGGCGAGTCCTGCAATTTCGGTGAAGTGTTCACCACCGACGGCCGGATCAGCAACCTCGACCTGGTGGTGCTGGAGGACGACAAGAAGTTCTTCCCCATCTACAACCCGGCGCTGACGGTCAACGGCGCAACCGCCGCCAAGTACCCGAACCTGACCAACATCCTTGAGCCGATTACCGCCAAGCTCGACGACGAGACCATCCGCAAGCTCAACGAGCGCGTCGACGTCAAGGGCGAACCGGTGGCGCAGGTCGCCGCGGACTGGTTGAAGGAAGAGGGCTTCATCGCCTGA
- a CDS encoding ABC transporter permease encodes MSVDTVASGQVADAPPSRWRGLLRRHATMPLVLAATLLATYLWVRSLALDDIERRSLNAGYLLQVTGQHISISAMTTLLVVTIAVSAGVLLTRPALRWLAPFVTALANIGQAMPAIGVLVLLSIWLGIGAGTALIGLVAYAVLPVLRNTIAGINQVDRHMIEAGRGIGMSPLAVLLRVELPLAVPVILAGVRTALVLAVGVATLATFIDAGGLGGLIVTGIKLQRDPVLVTGAVLTATLALTLDWLGGVIADLLRPPGLD; translated from the coding sequence ATGAGCGTCGACACCGTCGCCTCCGGTCAGGTCGCGGACGCCCCACCCTCGCGGTGGCGGGGCCTGCTGCGCCGGCACGCGACCATGCCGCTGGTCCTCGCGGCAACGCTGCTCGCCACCTACCTCTGGGTGCGCTCGCTTGCCCTGGACGACATCGAGCGGCGCTCGCTCAATGCCGGGTACCTGCTTCAGGTGACCGGCCAGCACATCTCGATCTCCGCGATGACCACGCTGCTGGTGGTGACGATCGCGGTCAGCGCCGGCGTCCTGCTCACCCGCCCGGCACTGCGCTGGCTGGCACCGTTCGTCACGGCTCTGGCCAACATCGGCCAGGCGATGCCGGCCATCGGGGTGCTGGTACTGCTCAGTATCTGGTTGGGCATCGGCGCCGGCACCGCACTCATCGGGCTCGTGGCCTATGCGGTGTTGCCCGTGCTGCGTAACACGATCGCCGGAATCAACCAGGTCGACCGGCATATGATCGAAGCGGGCCGGGGCATCGGCATGTCCCCGCTCGCGGTCCTGCTCCGGGTCGAGCTGCCGCTCGCGGTACCGGTGATTCTCGCCGGCGTGCGCACGGCGCTGGTGCTCGCAGTCGGGGTCGCCACGCTCGCCACCTTCATCGATGCGGGCGGTCTCGGCGGATTGATCGTGACCGGGATCAAGCTTCAGCGTGATCCCGTCCTGGTCACCGGTGCGGTGCTCACCGCCACCCTCGCCCTGACGCTGGACTGGCTCGGCGGTGTGATCGCCGACCTGCTCCGGCCGCCCGGGCTCGACTGA
- a CDS encoding betaine/proline/choline family ABC transporter ATP-binding protein (Members of the family are the ATP-binding subunit of ABC transporters for substrates such as betaine, L-proline or other amino acids, choline, carnitine, etc. The substrate specificity is best determined from the substrate-binding subunit, rather than this subunit, as it interacts with the permease subunit and not with substrate directly.) — protein MTADVMIELQQVSKLYRGQKTPAVEDVSMTIRRGEIVVLVGPSGCGKTTTMKMINRLIEPTSGRIMVDGSDVTSLDPTELRRRIGYVIQQVGLFPHMSVATNVGLVPKMLGWDRKRIDARVDELLHLVGLEPGQYRHRLPRQLSGGQQQRVGVARALAADPPVMLMDEPFGATDPLTRDRLQNEFLRLQEKLQKTIVFVTHDFDEAIKMGSRIAVLGDRSSIRQFDTPERLLSNPADKTVAQFIGAGASLKQLNLRRVDAVEWDEAELVHLDDSPTSALRRLDETGEWAVLSVDSERRPLHWITARDLDPNQDNLRGTGGPATVVEPRATLHDALDAMLSSSSGAAVVVDDAGRYRGTLSIDRLMRAIGEMRESERLRDRPVAEAPKPADGPRADAMPVQRRGTRSAADGETP, from the coding sequence ATGACCGCTGACGTGATGATCGAACTGCAACAGGTCAGCAAGCTCTACCGGGGACAGAAGACCCCGGCCGTCGAGGACGTGTCGATGACCATCCGGCGGGGCGAGATAGTCGTGCTGGTCGGCCCATCCGGCTGCGGCAAGACCACCACCATGAAAATGATCAATCGATTGATCGAGCCCACCTCTGGGCGGATCATGGTGGACGGATCAGACGTCACCTCGCTCGACCCGACCGAGCTGCGCCGGCGTATCGGCTATGTCATCCAGCAGGTGGGGCTCTTCCCTCACATGAGCGTGGCGACCAACGTCGGGTTGGTGCCGAAGATGCTTGGTTGGGACCGCAAGCGGATCGACGCCCGGGTCGACGAGCTGCTGCACCTGGTCGGGTTGGAGCCCGGCCAGTACCGGCACCGCCTGCCACGGCAGCTCTCCGGCGGCCAGCAACAGCGCGTCGGGGTTGCCCGCGCGCTCGCTGCCGATCCGCCGGTGATGCTGATGGACGAGCCGTTCGGCGCCACGGATCCGTTGACCCGGGACCGGCTGCAAAACGAGTTCCTCAGGCTGCAGGAGAAGCTGCAGAAGACCATCGTCTTCGTCACCCACGACTTCGACGAGGCGATCAAGATGGGCAGCCGCATCGCGGTGCTCGGGGATCGATCGAGCATCCGGCAGTTCGACACCCCGGAGCGGCTACTGAGCAATCCCGCGGACAAGACGGTGGCCCAGTTCATCGGTGCGGGCGCCTCACTCAAACAGCTCAACCTTCGCCGGGTCGACGCGGTCGAATGGGACGAGGCCGAGTTGGTCCACTTGGACGACTCGCCGACGTCGGCGCTGCGCCGGCTGGACGAGACCGGCGAGTGGGCCGTACTGAGCGTGGACAGCGAACGGCGCCCGCTGCACTGGATCACCGCCCGGGACCTGGATCCGAATCAGGACAACCTGCGGGGGACCGGCGGACCCGCGACCGTGGTGGAGCCTCGTGCCACGCTGCACGACGCGCTCGACGCGATGCTGAGCAGCAGCAGTGGTGCAGCGGTGGTGGTCGACGACGCGGGCCGGTACCGCGGCACCCTGTCCATCGACCGGCTGATGCGGGCGATCGGTGAGATGCGCGAGAGCGAGCGGCTCCGCGATCGGCCGGTGGCAGAGGCCCCGAAGCCGGCGGACGGGCCGAGAGCCGATGCGATGCCCGTGCAGCGCCGTGGCACCCGGTCGGCGGCGGATGGGGAGACGCCATGA